The nucleotide window GGAAAACAGCCCGGCGTTCATTCCCGGAGCCTACCAGGTGGTGACCGCCACCATTCTTGACGAGCCGAAGATCCGCGCTGCGTTCCAGAGCGGCGAGGGCGTCGGCTGGCACGAGCACAACTGCAACCTTTTCGAAGGCACGGAGCGCTTTTTCCGCCCCAGCTACTCCGCGCATCTGGTGGACGAGTGGATTCCCTCGCTTGATGGTGTGAAGGACAAGCTCCTCGCCGGAGCCATGGTCGCGGATGTCGGCTGCGGTTATGGCGTGTCGACCATACTCATGGCCCAGGCGTTCCCGAAGTCCCGCCTCATCGGATTCGACTACCACGCTCCCTCCATCGAGTGGGCGCGCGGGTCCGCGGCGAAGGCGGGTGTTGAAGACCGGGTCCGCTTCGAGGTTGCAGCCTCGAAGGATTACCCGGGCCGCGACTACGATCTGGTCACCTTCTTCGACTGCCTCCATGACATGGGCGATCCGGTCGGGGCTTCCGCCCATGTATTGCAATCGCTGAAGCCGGACGGCACCTGGATGATCGTGGAGCCCTTCGCCAACGACAAGCTGGAGGACAATCTCAATCCCGTTGGCCGGATCTACTATTCCGCCTCCACGTTGATCTGCACGCCCGCGTCCTTGTCCCAGGAAGTGGGGCTCGGCCTTGGGGCACAGGCGGGAGAGGCGAGGCTGCGTGGTGTGGTGACGGAAGGTGGCTTCACCCGTTTCCGTCGTGCCACGGAGACTCCTTTCAATCTCGTGCTGGAGGCCAGACCGTAGCGATGGTGCGAGACATCGGGAAACCGGGGCGTTCACAGTGACGCCCGGTTTCCGGAGAATCCCGTTGGATTTATGGCGCCTCCTGGACCTTGGCGCGGAGGAATCCGGTCGTGCCAGTCCCGGAGAGGTAGAACGAGCGGTTGGTCCAGCCGGATCCCGGTGTTGCGATGCCGGCCTGCACAGCCGCGCGATCCGCGGGAGGAACTTCCGCCACCACGCCTGTCCACGCACTGAGGTCGGAGCCGCCCTGGATGCGGTAGAGGATTCCATCCACGGTTCCGGAAACCTGCTCGGTGGTGCCGGAGAAGACCGCGCCATTGCGGACCGGCAGGGTGATCGTGAGAGCGGAAACGCCATTCACGGTAGCGACCCTGGTCACGATCCGCCCATCGGAGGTGGCGTTGGTCGGCGTGCCATCGAAGGCGAACTCGCCGACATTGTTCAGCGCGTCATTGTCCGGGTTGGAGGAGGTGGTCAGGCTCGTGGTGGTCAGGTTCTTGGCAAAGGCCCAGGCGGTATAGTTGGCGTTGCTGCTAAGGACGGTGAGTTTTCCCATGCCGGAGAAATGGGTGTTGTCGATGGTTGTCGCTCCGGAGCCGGTCGCACCGTAGGTGCCTGCCGCAACCTGCACGCCATCGAGGAACAACTGGGTCACCGTGTCCGAGGCGGTGGTGATGGTGAGCTTCGCGCCGCTGGCGATCCTCACCGTGGAGCTGTCAGCCAAGGTGGAAGCGCCGAGAATCAGAGTGCCCGCGCTGACGGTGGTGTCACCGGTGTAGGTATTCGTGCCGCCCAGGGTGAGATCACCCGCGCCGTTCTTCACCAGCGAAACACCACCGGTGCCATTTGCGATGACGCCCGCGTAGGTGCTGGCGCTGGCATTGTTGATGGTCAGCACCGCAGGTGTTGCGGCGGTGTTGGTGATGGTGGCGGCGTTCGTACTCTTCACCACCGTGTTCACCGTCTGGTTGAAGCCCGCCAAATCCAGCGTGGTGGCGGCGGAGTTGCCCAGCGTGACATCCGCGGTGGTCACGAGCGAATCATTGCTGCCGATCTTCAGCGCCCCGGAGATGAAGATGGAGGTGTAGCTGCTGGTGGAGGCGGAGGGGATGATGAAGTTGCCCGCGCGGAAGCTGACCGGCACGGTGCTGGTGATCGGACCGGACACGGTGAGTGTGGAGGTGGCGTCGGTGTAGAAGTGGCCGCCATTCGTCGGATTCGCGGTGATGTTGATCGGGCCGGACCAAGTGGCGGTGGAGTTGGTGTTGTTGATCTCCAGATCACCGCGGCCGGTGATGCCGGTGTTCGCTCCGAGATTGAGCGTATTGCTGATGCTGATGCCGTTGACGAGCTGGATGCGGGCCACGTTCGAGCCCGTGGTGGCGAGCGTCACCGCGCCAGTGCCGAGGGCGGCATTGTTCGAAAGGATCAGCAGGCCCAGTGAGAGCGTCGTGCCGCCGGTGTAGCTGTTCGCGCTGTCGAGTGTCAGTGTGTTGGAGTTCGACTTGGTGAGCGTGCCGCTGCCGGTGAAGTTGAGGTTCGTGAAAGTGCCGCCGGCACCGAAGGTCACCTTGCTGAGGTCGATCACCGAGCCGCCGCCATTGAAGGTGCCGGTGTTCGTCGTGAAGGTGGTGGTGCCGGTGTAGGTCTGCGGTTGGGTGAAAGTCACGCTGCCGTTGATCGAAAGGTTGTTCGATCCGGTGACGACGTTGGCACCGGTGAGCGTGAGCGTGCCGCCGCCCTGGTTGCCGAGCCGCACGTTGCCACCGTTGGGAGTGAGCGTGCCGGTGTAGGTGACGTTGTCCTTCGCGCCGAGATAGCCGGTATAACCGGCGGCATTGAAGTCGAGGTTTTCCGACAGGTTGTTGTTCGCGGTCAGGGCCAGGCCACCGGTGGAGCCGGAGGTGATGCGGGTGGTGAGAAGGGTCTGGAGCGAGGTGTTGTAGTCGAAGGCGAGCGCACCGTTGGTGGAGCTGTTGAGGTTCCGGCTCGATCCGGGAATGGCTCCGGCGTTCGCAAACACCAGAAAGCCTCCGTTCGAGTTCGTGGAACCGCTGTAGCTGTTCGCCCCGGAGAGCGTCCAGATACCGTTGCCGGTTTTGGTGAGCGCGATGGTGCCGCTGCCATTTCCGATGGCTCCTGCGAATTCAGCGGTGCCGGCACCTTGGAGTGTGAGGGTTTTCGAGCCGACTCCGGTTGCCGTGAGGGCACTGGTGAATTTCAACAGACCGGTACCACCTTGATCCAGCGTGCCACCGCCGGTGGTGCCTGCGAGATTGATCACGCGGTCGGTGGTTTCGCCGGTGCCGCCGTAGCTCAACTGGCCGGTGGTGGTGGTGTCTCCCAGCGAAATCGTGCCGTTCGCCACCGTGGTGGGAGCGCCGAGGCTGCTGGTGGCGGTGCCGCCGACCACGCTGTTGAACGAATTCGCCTTCAGGTTGCCCGCTGCCACGGTGGTGGGGCCGCTGTAGGTGCTCGCCCCGGTGAGGGTAAGTTGCTGGACGCCTTGCTTGGTGATGCCGAAGCCATTGCCTTCATCTCCGATTGCGCCGCTGATCGTGCCGGCGTTGTTGTTGGAACCGAGGGTGGAGTTGGCCTTCAGGGTGACCGCGCCGGCTTGGAATCCGTTTTCCACCCGGAGCTGTCCGAAGGCTTCGCCGGTGTTGCCCCCATACAGGGACACCGCTGCGTTGTTGATGAGCCCCGTGCTCAGATAAAGCGTGCCACCTGCGAGCACCTTGATGGTGGCGGAGGATGCAGGCATCGCGCTCTGGGCTCCGGGGGCGATCTGCAACTTCCCGCCGGTAGTGGCTGGGGAGACCTCGATGGTGCCGGTGAAACTGCCAAGCGAACCCGTGAGCACGGTGCTGTTGCCGCCGGTGGAGGTGGCCACGGTGATCTTGCCGCTGCCGGAGATGGTCTGGGTATACGTGTAGGTATCCGCGAGTGCCAGGGTGCCCGCGCTGTTCACCGTGACGGTTCCCGTGGTGGGTAGCGAGGAGAGGGCGGGGATGGACAAGATGCCACCATCGATGCGGGTCCCGCCGGTGTAGGTGTTCGTGCCGGTGAGCAGCAGCGTGCCGGTGCCGAGCTTTGCGAGACCGGTGGCGGTGGAGACTCCGGCATTGATAAGGTTTCCGGAATAGGTGAACGAGCCGCCGGCGTTGGTGGTGTCCAGGCCGAGATAGGCTCCGGTTTTCAAGCCGCCCGTGGAGGTGCCGAGGGCATCGAAGAGGGCGATGTCAGAGGCGGTGAATTCTCCGCTGCCGCCGACATTGAGGCCCAAAGTACATCCGGAGTTCACCCCGATGTTGGTGGCGGTCCAGGCGGCGGAGTTGCCTTGATAGAGCGAGGCCTGTTTCGCGAAGACCAGCATGCCGCCGATGATGGAGGTGGTGCCGGTGTAAGTGTTCGCACCGGAGAGGGTCCAGGTGCCGCTGTTGGTTTTCGAGATCCCGGTGAGGTTTACCACGCCGGACACCGTCACGACCTGGCCGTTGTTGCCGGTGCCGGATGCAGCCGGGCTGAAGGTCACCACGCGGGTGCTGGTATTGATCGCGGTGACCAGGGTGCCCGAGGAGAAGCCGGTACCGGAGATCGTGCTGCCCACCGTCACGCCATCCACGGAGGCCAGGGTGACGGTCGTGCTGCCGCTGGAGATCCCGCTGTTCATCTGGGTGGTGCCGGAGAGGCCGGTCGGGATGACGCCGCTGAGCTCGCCGGTGCCGGTGGTGGAGCCTGCCAGTGTTAGGGTCTTGCTCCCCAATCCGCTGTTGGTGATGTCGGAGGTGAATTTCAACAGCCCGGTGCCGGACTGGGTCACGCCAGGAGCGCCGGAGGTGGAGGCCATATCCAGCACACGGTCGGTGGTTTCTCCGGTGCCGGTGTAGTTGAGCGTGCCACCGTTGGTGGTGATCCCCAGGGCGATGGTGCCGTTTGCCACGGAGGTGGGGGCGCCCAGCGCGCTGGTGGCGAGCAGGGGAATGCCTCCGTTCACACTGTTCAAGGAGGTGGCGGAGAGAGTGCCGCCGTTGATCTTCGTCGGGCCGGTGTAGGTGTTCGGGCCGGAGAGGATCCATGTGGCGTTGCTGCCGGTGCCGCTCTTGGTGATCGAGGTGAGATTCACCACCCCGCCCACCGTCATCGTCTGCCCGCTGGTCCCCGCACCGGAGGCCGCCGGGCTGATCGTCACCACGCGGGTGCTGGTGTTGATCGCCGTGATCGTGGTGCCTGCGGTGATGCCCGTGCCGGAAATCGAACTGCCCACGGTCACGCCATCGACGGATGCCAGCGTCACGGTGGTCGCGCCGCTGGAGAATGCGGCGGTGGTGATGGTGCTGCCCGCCGTGCCGCTGTCACTGATCACCCCGGCCAATTCGCCGACACTGGATCCCTGCAGGGTGAGGGTCTTGCTGCCGATGCCGGATGAGGTTACGGCTCCGGTGATTTTCAGTGGCGCGGTGCCGCTCGTATTGAGGGTCGCTCCGGTCGTGGTGGTTGCGACCTCGATGATGCGGTCGGTGGTTTCCCCGCTGCCGGTGTATAGCAGCGTGGCGGCGCTGGTGCCGCTGCCCAGGACGATCGTTCCGTTCGCGATGGTCGTCGGCGCGCCGAGGGCGCTGGTCGCCAGCAGGGGTGATCCGCCATTCACGCTGTTGAAAGAGGAGACGCTGAGCGTTCCAGCGCCGACCTTGGCCTGGCCGGTGTAGGTGTTTGCACCGCTGAGGGTGAGGGTGCCCGAGTCCGTCTTGAACAAAGTGCCGCTGCCGCTGACCACGCCGCTGATCGCAAGGGTGGCGCCATTGTAGACCCGCACGACGCTGGTGCCGTTCAAGGAGACCGCGTTGGCGAGGGTCTGGCTGCCGGTTGAGGCGGCGAAGACGATGCCACCGCCATTCAGCGTGATCGGGCCGCTGCCCGCTGCCGCTGCGGTGCTGAAGGAGACGAGACCGGAGGTGATGGTCATGCCACCGGTCAGGCCGGTGTTGGTGCCGGCGAGCACGAGCTTGCCGGGCGAACTGCTCCCCGTTGCGGTCATGTCCCCGTTCGCGGCGATGGTCACGCTTGGAGAGCCGGAGCCTGAAAGGTTGCTGTTGATCGTGCTGATGGTGGACGCGGATTGGGACGAGCTGTTGATCGAGCCCGTTGTTCCACCGAAATCGAGCGTGCCGTTGCCCGCGACATTGCCGATCACGTAGTTGCCGCTGTTGAAGATCAGGCTGCCGAGGGTGACGGTGGCACCCGGCGATCCGGCTGTGCCCAAAGTGACCGTCCCGGAAACCGCGCCAAAGATGGCGGAGTCCGCCGTGGTATTGCCCCAGGTGACGCTTGTGCCGCTGTTGAGGGCATTGTCCCAGGTCAGGGCGGAGGTGTCCCAGGTGCCGGAGCCACCGTTGGAGTTCGCACTGGTGTCGGTGCCGTCCCAGTAGAACGACGCTGCGGAGGAGGAGGGGGTCAGCGCGCTCAGGGTCAGCGCGATGAAGGCGGGGAACGCAAGGGTAGTCATGGTCCCTAACAATAAAGGGACCTTCATTAAGCCATCATGAATGACCCTCTGTGGGAGGTGAGGACTCCGTCACAATCGGATATTCCGGAGGAACCCGAATCCGAAAATTCGTTTTCCCCATTGCCTGATAGTCAAGAAATGTTACAAAATTTGCCAAGGCGCGGCGGGGGTTCCACGTGGGGGCGATCCGGACCGTGCCGTGGTCGTTTTCCCCTGAAGCAAGCGCTGTGTCCAAGTCCCTCAAGGTCGTGATCGCATGTGGTGGCACGGGTGGCCATTTGTTCCCCGGCATCGCGGTGGCGGAGACTCTGAAGGCCCGTGGTCACGATGTGATGTTGTTGATTTCCAAGAAGTCTGTGGACCGCGAGGCTTCCGCGAAATACGGCGACCTGCGCTTCGAGACGGTCGAGGCGGTGGCGAAGCCCAAGACGCTGTCGCCAAGGATGATCCCGTTCCTGTGGCGGCTGTGGAAAACCGCCGGGACCTGCAAGCGGCTGCTCAAACAGTACCAGGCGGATGTGGTGCTCGGCATGGGTGGCTTCACCTCGCTGCCGCCGGTCTATGCCGGGCATCGTTTGGGCCTGAAGACCTTCGTCCACGACTCGAACGCCCGCCCGGGCCGCGCGAACATCCTCACCAGCCGCTTCTGCACCCGGGTCTTCCTCGGCGTGAAGGAGGGGAAACCGTTTTTCACCAACCGCGATACCGTCGTCACCGGCACGCCGGTCCGGGCGGAAATGGTCAATCTTCCCAGCCGTGCCGAGGGCGCGGCGGCCTTCGGGCTCGATCCATCCCGCCCGGTTCTGCTGGTGATGGGCGGCAGCCAGGGGGCCAAGCGCCTCAATGATCTGGCGGCGGAGAGTTCCTCGAAACTGCCCGCCGGCATCCAGGTGCTGCACATCGCGGGGACTCTCGATTTCGACCGCGTGAAGGCCACCGTGGCCGGTCGCGAGGGCTATGTGGTGGTCGGTTTCTGCGACAAGATGGCCCTCGCCTACGCCGCGTCCGACCTGATCCTCGCTCGCTCCGGGGCCTCCAGCCTCACCGAGGTCGCCCATGCCGGGCTGCCTTCGATCCTGGTACCGTTCCCGTATTCCGCGGACGATCACCAGATCCGCAACGCCGAGGTGTTTTCCAATGCGGGGGCCGCCGAACTGGTCCACGAGCGCGATCTGGACGCCGGGAAATTGGCAAACCTCGCCTCCGGCATCCTCAACGACTTGCAAACCCGTGAGCGCATGGCACAAGCCGCTCGCGCGCTCGACACTCCGGACGCATCCGCCCGGATCTGCGACGCGATCGAAGCGACTCTCCACTGACCATGAACGACCTCCGCCAGCGCCTGACCGACCGCTCCCGCCCGCTGAACATCCATCTCATCGGCGTGGCGGGCTCCGGCATGAGCGGATTGGCGCTGTTGTTGCTGGGTATGGGCCACAAGGTCAGCGGCTCCGACCGGGTGACCTCGGATGAAACCGAGCGCATGCAGAAGCTCGGCCTGCAATTTTCCTGCCCGCATACCGCGGAGTCCGTCCACGGTGCGGAAATCGTGGTCTATTCCTCCGCGATCCGTCCGGAGAACCCGGCCCGCGCCGCCGCCCATGCCGCGGGCATCCCGCTGCTGCGCCGCGCCGAGTGCCTGGCCGCGATCCTCCACACCAAGAAGGGCATCGTCATTTCCGGCACCCACGGCAAGACGACCACCTCCGCGATGACCGCGCACATCCTGCGCGAAGCCCGGCTCGATCCCTGCCACTACGTCGGCGCGGAAATCCCGATCCTCGGCGCGAACGCCCGCTGGTCCGAGGAGGGCGAGCACATGGTGGCGGAAGGGGATGAGAGCGACGGCACGCTGGCGCTCTATCACCCGGAGCACTGCGTGGTGCTCAACATCGAGGCCGAGCATCTCGATTTCTACCGCGATCTGGATCACATCCGCGAGGTCTTCGCCACGATGATGTCCCAGACCAAGGGCCGCGTGGTGTATTGCAAGGAAGACCCGGTCGCCGCCGAACACTGCGGCGCGCATCCGAACGGCGTGTCCTATGGTTGGGACGATGCCGACTACACTGCCGTCGATGTCCGCGAGCTGCGCGGTGCTACGGCATTCACCGTCATTCGTCGTGGCGAGGTTCTCGGCGGCGTGGAGCTCGGCATTCCCGGTCGCCACAACGTGCTCAATGCGCTGGCAGCGATCGCGCTGGCGGATGGCTGCGGCGCGGATTTTACGCTGGTCGCCCGCGCGCTCGCCACCTTCGCCGGAGCCAAGCGTCGGTTCGAAACCAAGTATCTTTCGAAGCACTACCGGATCGTGGACGACTACGGCCACCATCCGTCCGAGCTGGCGGCGACGCTGCAAACCGCGCGTTCGCTCAATCCGGGTCGGATCGTGGTGTTGTTCCAGCCGCACCGCTACACCCGCACCCAGGCGCTGGCCGATGACTTCGGCAAGGCGCTCCAGGCTGCGGATCGCGTGTTTATTTCCGATGTCTATCCGGCCAGCGAGCTTCCCATCCCCGGCATTTCCGGCGAGACGCTGGTGGAGGCGATGAAGCGTCATGGCGATGTGAAAGTGACTTCCACGCCGAACCTTGCCACCGCTCATCACGCGGTGGGCAATGCGCTGGAGGACGGCGATCTTCTCATCACGCTTGGTGCGGGCAACGTCCACGAGGCGGGCACCCACATCGCCAAGGATCTCAAGACGCTGGAGGAAATGCTGGCGCTCGCTCCAAAGGGCGACATGGACGGCAGCCTCTACGAACCGATGAAACGCCACACCACGATGCTCGTCGGTGGCCCGGCGCAGTTCTGGCTGGAGCCTCATACCTTCGAAGCCTTCGCGGCACTCGTGAACTACTGCCGGGATCGTAATATCGCGGTGCGAGTGGTCGGCCGCGGCTCCAATCTTCTCGTCCGCGATGGCGGCATCCGCGGCGCGGTGATTCATCCGGAAGGCGGACTCTTCTCCGCGGTGAGCGTGAAGGACGGTCTGATCACCGCCGGTGCGGGCGTGCGCCTGAAGAAGCTCGCGAGCTTCGCGGGCGATGCCGGCATCGGTGGCTTCGAGTGGATGGAAGGCATCCCCGGCAATGTCGGCGGCGCGCTGCGCATGAACGCCGGTGCGATGGGCACCGAGACCTTCGACCAGGTGGTGAGCGTGACCTTCCTCGATGAGGACGGCGTGATCCGCACCCGCAGCCGCGCCGAGATCGTCGCCCAGTATCGCAACGTGCCGGAACTGCGACGCAACTTCGCGCTGCAAGCGACCTTCAAGGGTGAGCCGGATCAGGCGGAGCGCATCAAGGAACGCTGGGATGCCTCGCGCGCCAAACGCCGCGTTTCCCAACCGGTCGCCGCCAGCGCGGGCTGCATCTTCAAGAATCCCGAAACCACCCCGGCGGGCAAGCTGGTGGATGAACTCGGCTTCAAGGGTTCCACCAACGGCAAGGCGGAGGTCTCCGAGGTCCACGGCAACTTCATCGTCAACCGCGGTGGTGCCGCCGCCGGTGACGTGCTCGGCCTGATCGAAACCATCCGTGCCGAAGCCCGCGCCGCCCGTGGCGTGGAGCTCGAACCCGAAGTCAAAATCCTCGGCGAGGACGAATTCACTTTCTGACCATGATCGATCCCAATCTTCTCATCGCCGTCCTGATGGGCGGCCCCGGTTCCGAGCGCGACGTTTCGCTGGCGTCCGGCAAGGCCGTGCTCAAGGCGCTCCAAGGCCGCGGCTTCAATGTCGTGGGCGTGGACGTGACCGGCTACGACATGGATCTGCCGGAAGGCACCGGTCTGGCGTTCAATGTCATCCACGGCACCTTCGGTGAAGACGGCCAGCTCCAGGACATTCTGGAAGCGAAGGGCGTGCCCTACACCGGTGCGGGTTCGCAGAGCAGCCGCCTCGCCTTCGATAAGAACAAGGCCAAGGCCCTGTTCCTCTCCCACAATGTGCCGACCCCGCTTTCCGAGATCGTGGATGTGTCGGGCGGTTCGAAGCTGCCGCAGATGACCGCCCCGTTCGTGGTGAAGCCGCCACGCGAGGGATCGAGCGTGGGTGTTCACATCGTCCGTGAGCAGGCCGATGCCGAGGCCGCGATGGAAGACGCCGCCAAGTATGGCAATGACATCCTCGTGGAGCAGTTCATCGAGGGCAAGGAGCTCACCGTCGGTGTTTTCGATGACGCCGCGCTGCCGATCGTCCACATCGCGCCGCGTTCCGGCTTCTACGACATGGCGAACAAGTATCCTTGGCTCAGCGGTGGCGCGGGCAGCGATTACTACTGCCCCGCCGATCTCGACGAAGCCACGACCAAAGCCGTGCAGGACGCCGCCCTCGCCGCACACCGCGCTCTGGGGATCGAGGTGTATTCCCGCGTGGACGTGTTGCTCGATGCTCAGAACCGTCCCTTCGTGCTGGAGTCGAACACCATCCCCGGCATGACCGAAACCAGCCTCATGCCGAAATCCGCCGCCGCGGCCGGTATCCCTTTCGATGAACTCTGCATCCGTATCGCGGAGATTTCGTTGAAGCTGAGGGCCTGAATCTGCGTCTCTTCCACTGGGACCGCGGATTCTAGTCCGCGGTCCAATTTTGGCCTGGTGGAGGATTCCTCTCCTCATTCCATCCCATGCCTCTAATCCATTCCTACACACTCGTCTGGCCGGACGGATTCGATGAAGATGGATGCCTCATCGAGTCGAAAGGCTGGTTTAATGGCTTGGAGATTCACATCGGCGACAACAGATTCCGCCCGGTCTTTTATGACCCGGTTAGACTTTCGCAGGAAATTTCGGATGAGCTGCTGCGTGATGGTATTTTCTCCGAACCGGGCCTCATCGTGATTGCGAGTGTCACGCGGATGAATATCGAAGCTGCCATCGCACGTATGGCGGAGTCCGGAGAGCTTTCCCGTCTATTCTTCAATCCAGATCGACCGCCTGAATAGGCGATCGCTCGCCGCACTTCGAAATTTCCCCTCAGCCCACCCGAGCCTCGACTTTTTTGTAAACGATTATTAATTTTCAACTGTTTCCGACGATCATGAAGCGCCGCACCACCAATTCCCGCCAGAATTCCCGCATGAAGCGGCTGGAGGTTCGTGTGATGTCGCCGCGCATCGCGTGGTTCGGATTCCTGCGGGCCTGCGGCAAGAGCGCCAAGCTGCTGGCGGCTTTGGCTCTGTTGGGCGGGCTGGCCTACGGCGGCTGGTATGGGGTGCAGCGCGCGTTCCTTCGCAATCCGGAGTTCCAGCTCCGCCAGTTGTCCCTGAATTCCAACAAGGCTCTGGACGAAGCGGGCCTCGTGACCGCGGCGGATCTCGATCTGCACGCGAATCTTTTCAAATTGGATGTCGAGCAGATCCGTACCCGCCTCGCCGTCCGGCCGGAGATCGCCTCCGTAACGGTGGAACGCCATCTGCCATCTACTCTCGCGGTCAACATCACCGCCCGCACGCCGAAGGCTTGGCTGGCGGTCAGCGGCTCCGATCCCGCAGCCATCCGCAGGGAAGGGGGGCTGCTGGTGGATGCCGATGGCGTGACCTACGCCTGCCCGGGACTCCAGTGGGAGGATGCTCGTGATCTGCCGGTGGTACTGGTGCCCAAAAAGGACGAGGCTCTTCTGGTCGCAGGCCAGACACTCAAGCATCCGGAGATCGAACGTTGCTTCCGCCTGCTCGCCTCCGCCGTGGCTGCCGATCCGCAGGCCGTCCGTTGGATCGATCGGCTGGAGCAGGCGAATCCCTGGTCCATCCAGATGACCACCCGCAATGGCACGGTTGCGACCTTCGGCTTCGACAATCAGACCCGCCAGATCACGGACTTTGTCACCGCGCTTGATCACGCGTCACGGGAGGGTTACGGGATCGCCACGATCAGCCTGATCCCGCAGCGGAACATTCCGATCACCCTCCGCGAGGAACCCGTGCCGCCACGCGCGACTCCGGTTCCGGAGCCGACCAAGGAGGAGATTCGGAGCGACCGCCGCTCGAAAGATCTGAAATCCCTCCTCAACCGGAACTGACCGCCCCTAGCTTTTCTTTTCCCCTGCCCCATGCCTCGCACGAAAATCCACGTCGGACTCGAAATCGGAACCAGCAAGACCTGCATGGTCGTCGGCGAGGTGAAGTCCGACGGCGCGGTGAAAATCCTCGGTGTGGGCATGACCAAGTCCGCGGGAGTGCGGAAGGGTGAGATCTACGATTTTCCCCAAGCCCGAGCCTGCGTGAAGGACGCGCTGGTGAAGGCGGAGGACGCCAGCGATGTCGAGATTGGCAGCGTGTTCCTGTCTGTCACCGGTTCCCACATCGTGGGCGAAAACAATCTTGGCACCTTCCGCCTGCCGGAGGGTGAGCAGCAGGTCGCGCCGGAACACGTTGAGGAGGCGAAGGACATCGCCCGTGAGGTCCACATCCCGTCCGATCACGTCTATCTCCACAGCATTGTCCGCCAGTTCCGCCTCGATGGGCTGGAGCAGGCGACCAGTCCGGTGGGCCTTTTCGGCCGCACCGTGGAAGCGGATTTCCATGTCATCCACGGCATCGGCACCCGCATCCAAAACAGCATCAAGTGTGTGCGAGAGATGCCGCTGGATGTCGATGACGTCGTCTTCGCCCCGATTGCGGTGGCCCAGGTGGCTCTTTCCCGCGAGGACCGCGAGCGTGGCGCGCTGGTGATCGACATCGGCGGCGGCACGACCGACTACGCTCTCTATCTCGGCGGCTCGATCGCTGCATCCGGCTCCATTCCGGTGGGCGGCGACCATATCACCAATGACATCCACCTCGTGACCGGCCTGCCGTTCACCAAGGCGGAGAGTCTCAAGATCAAGGAAGGCGATGCCTCCGCCGATCCGGCCCGCTCGGTGGGTTCGGTGAAAGTGACGGACGACAAGGGCTTCGCCGAAGCCGAGGTCCGCCGCCAGGTGCTCAATGAGGTGATCCGCCAGCGTCTGGAGGAAACCCTGCGGCTGGTGAAGCGTCGTTTGCCCGAGGGCTCCGTCGAGCGCATCGGCACCGGTATTTTCCTCTCCGGCGGCACCAGCCTGATGCGTGGATTCGGCGAGCTGGCCTTCGATGTGTTCGGTCGCGATATCTACCGCCCGGAGCCCCCGGAAGTCAGTGGCATCCAGTCCAGCTTCAAGGACCCGCAGTATACGACCGCCCTCGGCCTCATTCGTTATGCCCAGGTGCTGGACGCGG belongs to Luteolibacter ambystomatis and includes:
- a CDS encoding class I SAM-dependent methyltransferase; translation: MNAMNLNVDEAKLNAFMGKALADMGGAINTSLILIGDRLGLYKAMAGAGPMTSRELAEKTGTTERYVREWLSAQAAGGYLEYDAGGGKFTLPDEQALALAVENSPAFIPGAYQVVTATILDEPKIRAAFQSGEGVGWHEHNCNLFEGTERFFRPSYSAHLVDEWIPSLDGVKDKLLAGAMVADVGCGYGVSTILMAQAFPKSRLIGFDYHAPSIEWARGSAAKAGVEDRVRFEVAASKDYPGRDYDLVTFFDCLHDMGDPVGASAHVLQSLKPDGTWMIVEPFANDKLEDNLNPVGRIYYSASTLICTPASLSQEVGLGLGAQAGEARLRGVVTEGGFTRFRRATETPFNLVLEARP
- a CDS encoding beta strand repeat-containing protein, with amino-acid sequence MTTLAFPAFIALTLSALTPSSSAASFYWDGTDTSANSNGGSGTWDTSALTWDNALNSGTSVTWGNTTADSAIFGAVSGTVTLGTAGSPGATVTLGSLIFNSGNYVIGNVAGNGTLDFGGTTGSINSSSQSASTISTINSNLSGSGSPSVTIAANGDMTATGSSSPGKLVLAGTNTGLTGGMTITSGLVSFSTAAAAGSGPITLNGGGIVFAASTGSQTLANAVSLNGTSVVRVYNGATLAISGVVSGSGTLFKTDSGTLTLSGANTYTGQAKVGAGTLSVSSFNSVNGGSPLLATSALGAPTTIANGTIVLGSGTSAATLLYTGSGETTDRIIEVATTTTGATLNTSGTAPLKITGAVTSSGIGSKTLTLQGSSVGELAGVISDSGTAGSTITTAAFSSGATTVTLASVDGVTVGSSISGTGITAGTTITAINTSTRVVTISPAASGAGTSGQTMTVGGVVNLTSITKSGTGSNATWILSGPNTYTGPTKINGGTLSATSLNSVNGGIPLLATSALGAPTSVANGTIALGITTNGGTLNYTGTGETTDRVLDMASTSGAPGVTQSGTGLLKFTSDITNSGLGSKTLTLAGSTTGTGELSGVIPTGLSGTTQMNSGISSGSTTVTLASVDGVTVGSTISGTGFSSGTLVTAINTSTRVVTFSPAASGTGNNGQVVTVSGVVNLTGISKTNSGTWTLSGANTYTGTTSIIGGMLVFAKQASLYQGNSAAWTATNIGVNSGCTLGLNVGGSGEFTASDIALFDALGTSTGGLKTGAYLGLDTTNAGGSFTYSGNLINAGVSTATGLAKLGTGTLLLTGTNTYTGGTRIDGGILSIPALSSLPTTGTVTVNSAGTLALADTYTYTQTISGSGKITVATSTGGNSTVLTGSLGSFTGTIEVSPATTGGKLQIAPGAQSAMPASSATIKVLAGGTLYLSTGLINNAAVSLYGGNTGEAFGQLRVENGFQAGAVTLKANSTLGSNNNAGTISGAIGDEGNGFGITKQGVQQLTLTGASTYSGPTTVAAGNLKANSFNSVVGGTATSSLGAPTTVANGTISLGDTTTTGQLSYGGTGETTDRVINLAGTTGGGTLDQGGTGLLKFTSALTATGVGSKTLTLQGAGTAEFAGAIGNGSGTIALTKTGNGIWTLSGANSYSGSTNSNGGFLVFANAGAIPGSSRNLNSSTNGALAFDYNTSLQTLLTTRITSGSTGGLALTANNNLSENLDFNAAGYTGYLGAKDNVTYTGTLTPNGGNVRLGNQGGGTLTLTGANVVTGSNNLSINGSVTFTQPQTYTGTTTFTTNTGTFNGGGSVIDLSKVTFGAGGTFTNLNFTGSGTLTKSNSNTLTLDSANSYTGGTTLSLGLLILSNNAALGTGAVTLATTGSNVARIQLVNGISISNTLNLGANTGITGRGDLEINNTNSTATWSGPINITANPTNGGHFYTDATSTLTVSGPITSTVPVSFRAGNFIIPSASTSSYTSIFISGALKIGSNDSLVTTADVTLGNSAATTLDLAGFNQTVNTVVKSTNAATITNTAATPAVLTINNASASTYAGVIANGTGGVSLVKNGAGDLTLGGTNTYTGDTTVSAGTLILGASTLADSSTVRIASGAKLTITTASDTVTQLFLDGVQVAAGTYGATGSGATTIDNTHFSGMGKLTVLSSNANYTAWAFAKNLTTTSLTTSSNPDNDALNNVGEFAFDGTPTNATSDGRIVTRVATVNGVSALTITLPVRNGAVFSGTTEQVSGTVDGILYRIQGGSDLSAWTGVVAEVPPADRAAVQAGIATPGSGWTNRSFYLSGTGTTGFLRAKVQEAP